The following nucleotide sequence is from Nitratidesulfovibrio termitidis HI1.
CCTGCTGCGCCTGGTGCCCGAACCGGGGCGCATCGCCTCCGGCTCGGTGCGGCTGGAGGGGCAGGAATTGCTGACCCTGCCGGAACAGGACATGCGCGGGGTGCGCGGGCGCAGCATCTCGATGATCTTTCAGGAGCCCATGACTTCGCTGAACCCGGTGTTCCGGGTGGGCGAGCAGATCGCCGAGGGGCTGCGGCTGCATCTGGGCCTTTCCCGATCCGATGCCGCCGCGCGCGCCGTGGACCTGCTGCGCCAGGTGGGCATTCCCTCGCCGGAACTGCGCGCCCGCGACTTTCCGCACCAGATGAGCGGCGGCATGCGCCAGCGTGTGATGATCGCCATGGCGCTGGCCTGCGACCCGCGCCTGCTCATCGCCGACGAGCCCACCACCGCGCTGGACGTGACCATCCAGCGCCAGATACTGCGCCTGATGCGCGACCTTGCCGCCCGCAGGGGGGCATCCGTGCTGCTGATCACCCACGACCTGGGTGTGGTGGCGGAAACCGCCGACCAGGTGGCCGTGATGTACGCCGGGCGGATCATGGAGCATGCGACGGTGGGCGACTTTTTCGCACGACCGCTGCATCCCTATGCCCAGGGGCTGATGCGCTCGGTGCCGCAAGCCGTATCCGGCCCGCGCGCCGGACGGCTTTCGGCCATTCCGGGCACGGTGCCGCCACTGTGGGCGCTGCCATCCGGCTGCACCTTTCGCGACCGCTGCCCGCACGCCTTCGCCCGTTGCGCGGAACAGGAACCGCCCCTGCTCGCCATGCCGCCGCGGATTGCCGGTGACGACGCGTCGCAGGTGCACGGC
It contains:
- a CDS encoding ABC transporter ATP-binding protein, encoding MTDDNGTSRTAHLLDVRDLSVEFPGRPGANGAPNAPLRAVAGISFSIAPGDTLCLVGESGCGKSMTALALLRLVPEPGRIASGSVRLEGQELLTLPEQDMRGVRGRSISMIFQEPMTSLNPVFRVGEQIAEGLRLHLGLSRSDAAARAVDLLRQVGIPSPELRARDFPHQMSGGMRQRVMIAMALACDPRLLIADEPTTALDVTIQRQILRLMRDLAARRGASVLLITHDLGVVAETADQVAVMYAGRIMEHATVGDFFARPLHPYAQGLMRSVPQAVSGPRAGRLSAIPGTVPPLWALPSGCTFRDRCPHAFARCAEQEPPLLAMPPRIAGDDASQVHGVRCWLHAPGE